The following nucleotide sequence is from Gymnodinialimonas phycosphaerae.
AGGACTGGTTGGAATGCTCCATCTGGAACAGCGCCTGCACGGCATAAAGCCGCGCGGCAGACCGCATCTGCCGCTTTTCGTCCCGTGACGGGCCCTTTGGTTTCTTGTCGCTCATGCCGTGCCTGATCCGTCCGCAATCTCAAGGGTGCCCCTGGGTTTGAACCCGAGGTTCCCCTTAGGCGCGCCATACTTGCGCGTCAACGCGATCAGGTGCAGCGCGGCCTCTGCGGCACCGCCCGCCGTGTTCAGGCGCGCGCCATCAGCGCGTTCTTCGGCCTGCTCGCGGTTTTCCACGGTGATGATGCCGTTGCCGATACAAACCCCCTGCAAGCCCAACATCGTCAGCGCGCGCGAGGATTCGTTGATTACGATATCGTAGTGCGAGGTCGCCCCCCGGATCACGCAGCCCAAGGCGACGAAACCGTCGAAATTGCTCATGCGGTGGGCGATGCCGATGGCCGTCGGCACCTCCAGCGACCCTGGCACTTCGATCGTCTCGTGGGCCACGCCGGCGCGGTCCAGAACGTCACGGGCCGCAGCCAACTGCGCCTCGGAAATGCTCGTGTAATACGGCGCGATCACGATGGCGACTTTCACCGGCTTGTCGAAGGACGGCAGCCCCAAATCGTGGTCAGAATGTCCAGCCATTATCCAAGCTCCGATATCTTGCGCGTTCCCACGATGGAGAGCCCATAGGCATCCAGCCCAACGACCTTGGGCCTGGGCGAATTCGTCAACAGGATCATATCGCTGATCTCCAGCGACGACAGGATCTGCGCGCCCAGCCCGTATTGGCGCAGCGTCTGGGGGCTGACCTCATCATCCACCGCCAGCTTCATCGTCAGATCGCGCAGCAACACCAGCACTCCGCGCCCCTCGTCGGCAATCAGCTTCATGGCATCGGCGAATTCCGCCGCCCGCCCCTTGGGTCCGGTGCCGACAATGTCGAGAAGCGGATCCATCGCATGCATCCGCACCAGCACCGGATCATCGCCGGAGATATCGCCCTTGATCAGCACGATATGTTCGGCACCCTGGGTCTGATCGGTGTAGATCCGCATCGTCCACTCCCCACCGAACTCCGAGGTGATGACCTCTTCCTGCCGCACCCGCACAAGGTTGTCGTGACGACGACGGTAGGCGATCAGATCACTGATCGTGCCGATTTTCAGGTTGTGGCGTTGAGCGAAAGCCACAAGGTCCGGCAACCGCGCCATGGAGCCGTCGTCGTTCATGATCTCGCAAATGACACCCGAGGGGTTGAGCCCCGCCAGGCGCGAGATATCAACCGCCGCCTCCGTATGGCCTGCACGAACCAGCACGCCGCCATCCTTTGCCCGCAACGGGAAAACATGCCCCGGCGTCGCGATGTCCTGCGCCCCTTTGCCTGCATCGATCGCCACAGCCACCGTGCGGGCACGGTCATGGGCGCTGATCCCGGTGCTGACGCCTTCACGTGCCTCGATGGAAATCGTGAAGGCCGTCTCGTGGCGCGACGAATTGTTGGTGCTCATCAGGCTCAGGCCCAGGGCATCGATGCGCTCGCCGGGCAAGGACAGGCAAATCAACCCGCGCCCGTAGGTGGCCATGAAGTTCACCGCTTCGGGCGTGGCCATCTGCGCGGGGATGACAAGGTCCCCCTCATTCTCGCGGTCCTCGTGATCGACCAGAATGAACATGCGCCCATTGCGCGCGTCTTCAAGAATCTCTTCCACGGAAGAGATGGCATCAGACCAATCCCGCTCGACGGGGCCGGGTTCTTCAAAGGCTTGGGTCATGGACGGGCATCCCTCTCGCGCTGCACGGTTGCACGGCAGATAATCCAACACGCCCCCATTGACTAGGGCATGCGGCGCTTAGCCCGGGAACATGACTTCGCGGGGGATCGTGCCGCCAAGGCCGCCCGTGGCACTCCACTCGCCCTCCAGCGCGGTGGCAGCCACCACCACCAGCCCGTCAAGCGGCACGGCGGCGTCGCGCGCCAAGGCCTGCAAACTTTCGCGTGCGGCACGCCACGGCGTGGCCAAACCCGGCGCCCGCCCCGCGCCGTCCAACACGCCCGCCGCCACCACGCTGGCGGGATCGCGGGGGGCATGGACTGCCGCCAACCGCGCCACCGCCCCGTCCAACTTGATCAAACGCTGGCGAGCCGCGACAGACATCTCGCCCCCGCGCCGCATCTCCAACGCATTGTCCGAGAACAGAAACCCCACGATATCGCGCCCGGTCACCGCGTGCACCGTGGCGTAGGTCCTGTAGGGCAGCCCCAACCGCTCGGCCCGTTTCACGCGCAGCCGCACGACCTCCAGCGGCAGGCTCGGCAGCAACGCCGCCCGCGCCTTGGACCACGCCACCCGGCGAAAGCCCGCGCCGGCCTCCATGCTGGGTCCCTTGTTGTGCCCCATTCCCGTCATCGCGCGTTCTCCATCCAATCCACGCAGCGTACTGCATCCGCATGGGCCTCAGCTTCCCCTGCAAACCCACCCGCGCCAACCCCCAAAAACCGCCACCCATGGGCGTCTTCCGGGTCGCGCCTGCACTCTGCCCATGAAAACAGCCCATCGCCCTCGCGCCGCAGATCGACGCAGCGCTGCCCGGACCCATCCTCAATCGAACGCACCACCAGGGGCTTCACGCGCGACCCTCCCTTTCATCTTGCCGAAAAAACTCAATCCCGCACCCACCCCATGCGCCGTCTTCCCCAAGAAGGCGCACCCGGGCAGAGGCGCGTCGGGGTGGGTGGGTGGGCGACGCGCCTCTGCCCGTCCTACCCCTGCCAATCCGCCAGCCGCGCCACGTAGCGCGCCAAGGTGTCGATCTCGAAATTCACCCGGTCACCGACCTTGGCCGCCCCCCAGGTCGTCACCTCCTTGGTGTGCGGAATGATATTCACACCAAACCGGGCCCCGTCGACCTCGTTCACCGTCAAGGACGTGCCGTTCAGCGCGACCGAGCCCTTGGGCGCCACGAACCGCCCCAAATCACCCGGTGCATGGAACGTGAACCGGGTACTATCGCCTTCGTCGTGCATCTCCACAATCTCGGCGACCCCGTCCACATGCCCCGAGACGATGTGACCGCCCAACTCGTCCCCCACCTTCAAGGCCCTCTCAAGGTTCAGACGGCTGCCGACCTCCCAGGTGCCGATATTGGTCTTCGAAACGGACTCGGCCGAGATATCGACATCGAACCAATCGTCGCCCATGGCCACGACGGTCAGACACACGCCATCGCAGGCGATCGAGGCCCCCAGATCCACCGTGCCCATGTCGTAGCCCGTGCCAATGCGCGCGCGCAGATCGCCGCGATGCTCCAACGCGCGAACCTCGCCCAGATCGGTGATAATTCCTGTGAACATCTGCAAGCTCCCCCGTTGGCTCCGCTGCTTGCCCCCTGATATCGTGCTCTGGACGCCAAGGTCCAGCGTTGCTCCAGCCACGCAGATGCCACAATTCAGCCCAGACCCTGCCGTTCCCTTTTGCTCTTGTTAACAAAACCCGGATAGACAAAGGCCAGACCGAAGGATCCTGCCCCCATGGCGCCCAGCCACGCCCATCGCGCATTCCTGTTCCTGCAAGGCCCCCATGGGCCCTTCTTCGCGCGCCTGGCTGACATGATGGCGCATGCAGGCGCATCGGTCTGGCGGGTCGGCTTCAACCGGGGGGACCAGGCCTTCTGGCCCAACAAATCCACCTACCTTCCCTTCACCGATCCCAGCGCGGACTGGCCTGACCACGTGGCCCACCTGCTGGACGCAAAAGGCATTACCGATCTGGTGCTTTACGGCGACACGCGCCCGATCCATGCCCAGGCCATTGAACACGCCAAGGCCCGTGGCATCACCGTCCATGTGTTCGAAGAAGGCTACCTGCGCCCCTATTGGGTGACGTACGAACGCGGCGGCGCCAACGGCCACTCGCGCCTGATGGACACTCCGGTCGCGCGGATGCGCAACGCCCTCAAGGGCCTTGATCTCGACCTGCCCGATGCGCCGGCCAAATGGGGCGACATGCGCCAGCATGTCTTCTACGGCGCCCTTTATCATTGGTTCGTGATGACCCGGAACGGACGCTACGCCTCGTTCAAACCCCACCGGACCCTGACCGTATCGCAGGAATTCCGCCTCTACCTGCGCCGCCTCGCCCTCATGCCGTTTCTCTGGCTCGACCGGGTGCAGGCTACCTACCGCATCAAGACCGGCGGCTTTCCGTATCATCTGGCCCTTCTGCAATTGGCCCATGACGCCAGCTTCCGCGACCATGGGCCTTTTGAGTCAATGGCCGAGTTTCTTGAGGTCTTGATCGCAGGCTTTGCCGATGGCGCGCCCGCGCACCATCACCTCGTCTTCAAGGCCCACCCGCTGGAGGATGGGCGCACCCCGATCCGGGCCGATATCCGCCGCCTTGCCGCCCAGCACGGCGTCTCGGACCGCGTGCATTACGTGCGCGGCGGCAAGCTGGCGCGCCTGCTGAATGATGCGCGTTCTGCCGTCACCGTGAATTCCACCGCCGCGCAGCAGGCGCTCTGGCGCGGACTTCCGCTCAAGGCCTTCGGCCAAGCCGTCTACCTCAAGCCCGAGTTCGTCTCGGATCAGCCCCTGCCCGCCTTCTTCCAGAACCCCACCCGCCCTGACAGCCGCGCCTACCGCGATTATCGCCATTATCTGCTGGAAACCTCGCAAATCTCGGGCAGCTATTATTCCGCCCGGGGCCGCCGCCAACTTCTGCGCCAGGTGGTCGACATGATGCTGTCCCCGGAAGATGCCTATGATGCGCTCGACGCGGGCAGACCGGCACCAAGGCAACACCTTTCACTGGTGAAATAAGGTAATCCTTGCAAAGGGCTTCCCCGGTCGAGGCTTATTGGCTAATCTGCCTCAAAACGAGAATAAAGTATCTGAGGCAGTTCAGGCTAAAGGAGCCATCCCCGTGACATCGAGGGTTCCCCGTTTCGCGCGCATCGCCGCGCTGTGCACCTGTGTGGTGTCTATTACCGCATGTGACGTGCTCACCCGTGTGCTTCCGTCCGCAGGTCCCACCCGCAACCAGATCTTCGCAGGATCCGTCCAGAACGAAGGCGACGCTTTCGTGGTCGAGGTCAACCAACGCGTGACCGCCGCGACCTCGCTGGTCCCGACCCTGGGTTTCCCGCCCGCGTTGCTGAACGCAGGCGTGTCCAACACCGATCTGATCCGCCCCGGCGATACGCTGACCCTGACCATCTTCGAAAACGTGACCGATGGCCTTCTGGCGGGCGAAGGTGCCAATGCCGCGCAGCTGACCACGCTGCAAGTGGACACCTCGGGCTTCATCTTCATCCCCTACGCGGGCCGCATCCGCGCGGCGGGCAATACGCCCGACCAACTGCGTGAGTTGATCACCCGTAACCTCGACGAACAGACCCCCGATCCGCAGGTCATCGTTTCCCGTGAAGCCGGGGACGGCGCGACGGTCGTGATATCCGGTGATGTGAACGGCCAGGGGATTTTCCCGATCGAGCGTCCGACACGCACCCTTTCCGGCATGCTGTCGGCGGCGGGCGGCACCACCAACGATGCCGAGATTACCCGCGTGACCCTGGTGCGCGGCGGCCAGACCGGCACCGTTTGGTACGAAGACATCTTCCGCGACCCCTCCGTCGATATCTCCCTGCGCGCCGATGACCGGATCATCGTCGAAGGCGACACCCGTCGCTTTACGGCGCTGGGGGCCACCGGTGCCCAGACCGTGGTGGATTTCGACAGCCAGGTGATCTCGGCGATCGATGCCATCGCCTCCGTCGGCGGCCTGAACCCGTCGCTTGCCGATCCCACCGGCGTCTTCGTGCTCCGCAACGAGCCGGAAGAACTGGCCAACCTGGTCCTTGCCCGCAATGACCTGATCGGTGCCCAGCGGATGATCTACGTGCTCGACCTTACCGCACCCACCGGCATGTTCGAGGCCCGTGATTTCGTGATCCGTGACGGCGATACCGTCTACGTCACCTCCGCGCCGATCACGCAGTTCAACACTGCGATCTCGGCGCTGACCGGCACCCTGACCAGCGTCACGGGCGTCACCGACGCGGTCAACGGCAACTGATCCTTGGCGCCCTCTGGCGATAACGGGGCGGGACCTTCCGGGGTCACGCCCCGACGCCGCGCCTACCACTTCAACGCGGGCTTTCTGACGAACGCTCGCGTGCGCCGCATCCTGACCCTCGCGGACCATGACCTGAAATTGGGCAAACCCGATGCGACCGACGATGTCATCGTCTGGGGCCACTCGCCCTATGCCCTGCGCGGCGAGGCCGTGGCAGAGGCCACCGGCGCCCACCTCGTGCGGGTGGAGGATG
It contains:
- a CDS encoding 6,7-dimethyl-8-ribityllumazine synthase yields the protein MAGHSDHDLGLPSFDKPVKVAIVIAPYYTSISEAQLAAARDVLDRAGVAHETIEVPGSLEVPTAIGIAHRMSNFDGFVALGCVIRGATSHYDIVINESSRALTMLGLQGVCIGNGIITVENREQAEERADGARLNTAGGAAEAALHLIALTRKYGAPKGNLGFKPRGTLEIADGSGTA
- the ribB gene encoding 3,4-dihydroxy-2-butanone-4-phosphate synthase; amino-acid sequence: MTQAFEEPGPVERDWSDAISSVEEILEDARNGRMFILVDHEDRENEGDLVIPAQMATPEAVNFMATYGRGLICLSLPGERIDALGLSLMSTNNSSRHETAFTISIEAREGVSTGISAHDRARTVAVAIDAGKGAQDIATPGHVFPLRAKDGGVLVRAGHTEAAVDISRLAGLNPSGVICEIMNDDGSMARLPDLVAFAQRHNLKIGTISDLIAYRRRHDNLVRVRQEEVITSEFGGEWTMRIYTDQTQGAEHIVLIKGDISGDDPVLVRMHAMDPLLDIVGTGPKGRAAEFADAMKLIADEGRGVLVLLRDLTMKLAVDDEVSPQTLRQYGLGAQILSSLEISDMILLTNSPRPKVVGLDAYGLSIVGTRKISELG
- a CDS encoding riboflavin synthase; this encodes MFTGIITDLGEVRALEHRGDLRARIGTGYDMGTVDLGASIACDGVCLTVVAMGDDWFDVDISAESVSKTNIGTWEVGSRLNLERALKVGDELGGHIVSGHVDGVAEIVEMHDEGDSTRFTFHAPGDLGRFVAPKGSVALNGTSLTVNEVDGARFGVNIIPHTKEVTTWGAAKVGDRVNFEIDTLARYVARLADWQG
- a CDS encoding capsule biosynthesis protein; protein product: MAPSHAHRAFLFLQGPHGPFFARLADMMAHAGASVWRVGFNRGDQAFWPNKSTYLPFTDPSADWPDHVAHLLDAKGITDLVLYGDTRPIHAQAIEHAKARGITVHVFEEGYLRPYWVTYERGGANGHSRLMDTPVARMRNALKGLDLDLPDAPAKWGDMRQHVFYGALYHWFVMTRNGRYASFKPHRTLTVSQEFRLYLRRLALMPFLWLDRVQATYRIKTGGFPYHLALLQLAHDASFRDHGPFESMAEFLEVLIAGFADGAPAHHHLVFKAHPLEDGRTPIRADIRRLAAQHGVSDRVHYVRGGKLARLLNDARSAVTVNSTAAQQALWRGLPLKAFGQAVYLKPEFVSDQPLPAFFQNPTRPDSRAYRDYRHYLLETSQISGSYYSARGRRQLLRQVVDMMLSPEDAYDALDAGRPAPRQHLSLVK
- a CDS encoding polysaccharide biosynthesis/export family protein → MTSRVPRFARIAALCTCVVSITACDVLTRVLPSAGPTRNQIFAGSVQNEGDAFVVEVNQRVTAATSLVPTLGFPPALLNAGVSNTDLIRPGDTLTLTIFENVTDGLLAGEGANAAQLTTLQVDTSGFIFIPYAGRIRAAGNTPDQLRELITRNLDEQTPDPQVIVSREAGDGATVVISGDVNGQGIFPIERPTRTLSGMLSAAGGTTNDAEITRVTLVRGGQTGTVWYEDIFRDPSVDISLRADDRIIVEGDTRRFTALGATGAQTVVDFDSQVISAIDAIASVGGLNPSLADPTGVFVLRNEPEELANLVLARNDLIGAQRMIYVLDLTAPTGMFEARDFVIRDGDTVYVTSAPITQFNTAISALTGTLTSVTGVTDAVNGN